Proteins encoded by one window of Rhineura floridana isolate rRhiFlo1 chromosome 9, rRhiFlo1.hap2, whole genome shotgun sequence:
- the FASTKD5 gene encoding FAST kinase domain-containing protein 5, mitochondrial → MATGIMCRRFAGRPCRAAAFSTTTKVGSKTVFFRKGEESTKKTCAGSKPAATLRLWKPPEYRVSFNPSAYPGTKAISYKEASRGLEDGPVESDYPRIGTKQFQDAYSFNCSRRLSSTQNTVLDLENNKAVPSQAFLTHPAKLDPVEDNEQAANVEAFDPKEDPRAFQKQRPEYRSLCYNQYELPPPISMEDGNKILENVTVLKSSLKPRIIAEYFFSLSCLPTKEHVSIKSSPRFAMLCRYGVENIQLFDIFELMMVLKAFIGLAIPPSHSMLKVYAAECCRRVWDMSLDQQLMVADLWRCLGHSVPRYLEIVLSYVNLHWKGLSLPQLVQLVYIIGEGRKAPEELMKKLDILMLKHLDSFNLEEVGAICLGFFKSQNGLSEHTMQKIGDKVSAHMADISTYALVNVLKMYRFTHVDHLDFLKQLGKVVPPLIPTIGIQGVMHITLACSALHYFDERIMNAVAASLPSRATYCRIKDVAKFLWSFGTLNYEPPNAEEFYASLEEQMYTKVHEFQDFPEHLPTCLVALAFAKRFPNDLIDYVLSPEFLKLSSKSKFDLQKDLFTLDGTVEIECPSYTGNRLAPQLRQEVAEMLWNSAKKDICMKLEVTEAVSLLGEMLGGPRYVKNHMVLPHTRSIDLEIRLDSNRKPLPFNSEATVKLEGLKESGVSLTDDLMNQLFSSRRSSQSPVDDCERKVEMCSQNTAAPPQEQSLSTWDHFAFSDGVPLTGAILNALTQPKASCDGPVPQLNELESGGMKLAVQVSTKSHYCYGSKRLLGFHNLKRRQLRQIGYVVIDLPFWEWFPLLRRSHSEKLSYLHHKVFGSLI, encoded by the coding sequence ATGGCTACGGGGATAATGTGCCGAAGATTTGCAGGGCGACCTTGCAGGGCAGCTGCATTTTCTACTACAACCAAGGTTGGGAGTAAGACAGTATTCTTCAGAAAGGGAGAAGAGAGCACCAAGAAGACATGCGCAGGCTCTAAACCTGCTGCCACACTCAGACTGTGGAAGCCTCCAGAATACAGGGTATCTTTCAATCCATCAGCCTACCCAGGGACCAAAGCCATATCTTACAAGGAAGCTTCAAGAGGTTTGGAGGATGGACCAGTTGAAAGTGACTACCCCAGAATTGGTACTAAACAATTCCAGGATGCATACAGCTTTAACTGCTCACGGAGGCTTTCAAGCACCCAGAACACAGTGCTGGATTTGGAAAACAATAAAGCTGTCCCCTCCCAAGCTTTTTTGACACATCCAGCTAAACTGGACCCCGTGGAAGATAATGAGCAAGCTGCCAACGTGGAGGCTTTTGATCCTAAGGAAGATCCCAGGGCATTCCAGAAGCAAAGGCCTGAATACAGATCTCTGTGTTACAACCAGTACGAGCTCCCTCCGCCCATTTCTATGGAAGACGGTAACAAGATCTTGGAGAACGTCACTGTGCTGAAAAGCAGCCTCAAACCAAGAATCATTGCAGAGTATTTTTTCAGCCTGAGCTGCTTGCCAACAAAAGAACACGTAAGCATAAAGTCCAGTCCTAGGTTCGCTATGCTGTGCCGCTATGGAGTTGAGAACATCCAGCTCTTTGATATTTTTGAGCTTATGAtggttttaaaagcatttattgGCCTAGCCATTCCACCTTCTCATTCTATGTTGAAAGTGTATGCAGCGGAGTGTTGCCGTCGGGTCTGGGACATGAGTCTGGACCAGCAGCTGATGGTGGCAGACCTGTGGCGTTGCTTGGGGCACAGCGTTCCTCGGTATTTAGAGATTGTGTTGAGCTATGTTAACTTGCATTGGAAGGGTCTCTCTTTGCCCCAGCTGGTTCAGCTAGTCTATATCATAGGTGAAGGCCGTAAAGCTCCTGAAGAGTTAATGAAGAAATTAGACATCTTGATGTTAAAACATTTGGACTCTTTCAATCTAGAGGAAGTGGGTGCCATTTGCTTAGGGTTTTTCAAGTCGCAAAATGGCCTTTCAGAACATACTATGCAAAAAATTGGAGATAAAGTCTCTGCTCATATGGCAGACATAAGCACTTATGCCTTAGTGAATGTCCTCAAGATGTACCGTTTCACTCATGTTGATCATCTTGACTTTCTCAAGCAGCTTGGGAAAGTTGTCCCTCCTCTGATACCAACTATAGGCATTCAAGGTGTCATGCACATAACGCTTGCCTGTTCGGCTTTGCATTATTTTGATGAAAGGATTATGAATGCTGTTGCTGCCTCTTTGCCTTCCAGAGCCACTTATTGCCGAATCAAAGATGTTGCCAAATTCTTGTGGTCGTTTGGAACCTTGAACTATGAGCCACCCAATGCAGAGGAATTTTATGCCAGCCTTGAGGAACAGATGTACACAAAGGTGCATGAATTTCAGGATTTCCCTGAGCATTTGCCCACCTGTTTGGTAGCTCTGGCATTTGCAAAGCGGTTTCCAAATGACTTAATAGACTATGTTTTGAGTCCTGAGTTTCTTAAATTAAGCAGTAAGAGTAAATTTGATCTCCAGAAGGACTTGTTCACCCTGGATGGTACAGTAGAAATTGAATGCCCCAGTTACACCGGCAATCGTCTTGCACCACAGCTTAGGCAAGAGGTGGCGGAGATGCTATGGAACTCTGCCAAGAAGGATATCTGCATGAAGCTGGAAGTCACTGAAGCTGTCTCTCTACTGGGAGAGATGTTGGGTGGGCCCCGGTATGTCAAAAATCACATGGTCTTGCCTCACACCAGATCAATTGATTTGGAAATTCGTTTGGACTCTAATCGAAAACCATTGCCATTTAACTCGGAAGCAACAGTAAAATTAGAAGGACTAAAAGAGAGTGGAGTATCCCTTACGGATGACTTAATGAATCAGCTTTTTAGTAGTAGGCGTAGCAGCCAGTCCCCTGTGGATGACTGTGAAAGGAAGGTGGAAATGTGTTCCCAGAACACAGCGGCACCACCACAAGAGCAGTCTCTGTCCACTTGGGATCATTTTGCATTTTCTGACGGAGTTCCACTTACTGGTGCCATCTTGAATGCGTTGACCCAACCCAAGGCCTCTTGTGATGGTCCAGTCCCTCAGCTGAATGAGCTGGAAAGTGGGGGCATGAAACTAGCAGTTCAGGTGTCCACTAAGAGCCACTACTGCTATGGCTCGAAACGCTTGCTGGGGTTCCACAATTTGAAAAGGAGGCAACTCCGTCAAATTGGTTACGTAGTGATAGACCTACCTTTCTGGGAATGGTTTCCATTGCTCAGGCGCAGCCATTCAGAAAAACTGAGCTATTTGCACCATAAAGTATTTGGCTCTTTGATATAG